The proteins below come from a single Kitasatospora sp. NBC_00315 genomic window:
- a CDS encoding ScbA/BarX family gamma-butyrolactone biosynthesis protein yields the protein MHIGDPSCWPGLLRQAGPLSRSQTVPRESVHRVSPAEVLLTDVRLRRPGRFEAAARWPHSHVTVPCGKEVRHSFLMVVETLRQLGIHIPHRYFGVPTSMHFLITDLSWRIDAAAQPANRRGADEITCLVASEQPRRAPGTGLLTALRLRVRFLAGARCFAHAEGGARFVDDARYASLRGRPGPAPRDLPHVSGDAGAGLRPEPARVVVGSSRDLLVARYGDRLCVDPADPGHPFFFDHPSDHVPGVVLLEAARQAVAIRSAGRLVRPVACRFGALRFTEFAPRAQVDCTLHGRTAVFRIRQAAGVTAVGAMDY from the coding sequence GCTGCGACAGGCGGGACCGCTGAGCCGCTCGCAGACCGTGCCCCGCGAGTCGGTGCACCGTGTCTCGCCCGCCGAGGTACTGCTGACGGATGTGCGCCTGAGAAGGCCCGGCCGGTTCGAGGCCGCCGCGCGGTGGCCGCACTCCCATGTCACCGTCCCCTGTGGCAAGGAGGTTCGGCACAGTTTCCTGATGGTGGTGGAGACACTCCGCCAACTGGGCATCCACATTCCGCACCGCTATTTCGGCGTCCCGACGTCCATGCACTTCCTCATCACCGACCTGTCCTGGCGGATCGACGCCGCCGCGCAGCCGGCGAACCGGCGCGGGGCCGACGAGATCACCTGTCTGGTCGCGTCCGAACAGCCTCGGCGCGCGCCGGGCACCGGCCTGCTCACCGCACTGCGTCTGCGGGTCCGGTTCCTGGCTGGGGCGCGCTGCTTCGCCCACGCCGAGGGCGGCGCCCGGTTCGTCGACGACGCCCGCTACGCGAGCCTGCGCGGGCGGCCCGGACCGGCTCCCCGGGACCTCCCTCACGTGTCCGGCGACGCCGGGGCCGGCCTGCGGCCCGAGCCGGCGCGCGTGGTCGTGGGATCCTCACGCGACCTCCTCGTCGCCCGGTACGGCGACCGACTGTGCGTAGATCCGGCCGATCCGGGCCATCCCTTCTTCTTCGACCACCCCAGCGACCACGTGCCCGGGGTGGTGCTGCTGGAGGCCGCCCGCCAAGCCGTCGCGATCCGCAGCGCAGGCCGGCTGGTGCGGCCGGTCGCCTGCCGGTTCGGGGCGCTGCGCTTCACCGAGTTCGCGCCCCGGGCCCAGGTCGACTGCACACTGCACGGCCGTACGGCGGTGTTCCGGATCCGGCAGGCCGCCGGCGTCACGGCGGTCGGGGCGATGGACTACTGA
- a CDS encoding HAD family hydrolase: MTAARVLDWTPSAVVFDCDGTLMDTELHWQEARDLVLRGYGVAPDAGFATRAKGLHYTECGRLMAEVAGEPAQAEPMTAHLLDAFRKLVADDPATMPGAAALVRRVADFAPLAVASNCPLDVVESCLEGAGLLSYFAHVVVPGDDVLPKPAPDVYLTAAALCGAEPADSLAVEDSYCGIRAAGRAGLRILGVGAHPSEEEAAAVDLWVPDLAEPGLVDWAKSRRFATTA; the protein is encoded by the coding sequence ATGACTGCAGCGCGCGTTCTCGACTGGACCCCCAGCGCCGTCGTCTTCGACTGCGACGGCACCCTGATGGACACCGAACTCCACTGGCAGGAGGCGCGGGACCTGGTCCTGCGCGGCTACGGCGTCGCCCCGGACGCCGGTTTCGCGACGCGGGCCAAGGGACTGCACTACACGGAGTGCGGCCGGCTGATGGCCGAGGTCGCCGGTGAGCCGGCCCAGGCCGAGCCGATGACGGCCCACCTGCTCGACGCCTTCCGCAAGCTCGTCGCCGACGACCCCGCCACCATGCCCGGAGCCGCCGCACTCGTGCGCCGGGTCGCCGACTTCGCGCCTCTGGCGGTCGCCAGCAACTGCCCGCTCGACGTGGTCGAGTCCTGCCTGGAGGGCGCCGGGCTGCTGTCGTACTTCGCCCACGTGGTGGTGCCGGGGGACGACGTCCTGCCCAAGCCGGCCCCCGACGTCTACCTGACCGCGGCCGCCCTGTGCGGTGCCGAGCCGGCCGACTCGCTGGCGGTCGAGGACTCGTACTGCGGGATCCGGGCCGCGGGTCGGGCGGGCCTGCGGATCCTCGGCGTCGGAGCCCACCCGTCCGAGGAGGAGGCGGCAGCGGTCGACCTCTGGGTCCCCGACCTCGCCGAGCCCGGTCTCGTCGACTGGGCGAAGAGCCGGAGGTTCGCCACCACCGCCTAG
- a CDS encoding DAK2 domain-containing protein, protein MDFDGTFTEEWMRRFAMSVAATERELTAFDQQVGDGDFGANLRTGTGFAVAALDRLPPGPRTAAAPLRTAATAFLDEVGGTSGPLFGLVLQELAVAVGPGLTSATLAAGVTGGLAAVQRVGDAQPGDKTLVDALDPAARALQALAPDVRPDEALAIAADAAFAGVRSTMSQRARRGRASYLGERASGVPDPGALGVGVLFASAGRQLTGLAEFLRER, encoded by the coding sequence ATGGACTTCGACGGCACGTTCACCGAGGAGTGGATGCGGCGTTTCGCGATGTCGGTGGCGGCGACCGAACGCGAGTTGACCGCCTTCGACCAGCAGGTGGGAGACGGCGACTTCGGCGCCAACCTCCGGACGGGCACCGGCTTCGCGGTGGCGGCGCTGGACCGGTTGCCGCCCGGGCCGCGTACCGCCGCCGCGCCGCTTCGGACGGCGGCCACCGCCTTCCTGGACGAGGTCGGCGGGACGAGCGGCCCGCTGTTCGGTCTCGTCCTGCAGGAACTCGCCGTCGCCGTCGGCCCTGGGCTGACCTCGGCGACCCTGGCGGCCGGAGTCACCGGGGGACTGGCCGCCGTGCAGCGAGTGGGCGATGCCCAGCCGGGTGACAAGACGTTGGTCGACGCCCTCGATCCGGCGGCCCGAGCGCTGCAGGCTCTCGCCCCGGACGTCCGCCCCGACGAGGCGCTGGCGATCGCGGCCGACGCGGCGTTCGCGGGGGTGCGGAGCACGATGTCCCAGCGGGCCCGCCGCGGGCGGGCGAGCTACCTGGGTGAACGGGCCTCCGGCGTACCCGATCCGGGCGCCCTGGGCGTGGGCGTGCTGTTCGCCTCGGCCGGGCGGCAACTGACCGGCCTGGCGGAGTTCCTGCGGGAGCGGTGA
- a CDS encoding dihydroxyacetone kinase subunit DhaK produces MARYFENAQESLVSDALAGFARVHADLVAHHSDLGFVRALHGAPTRRVGLVSGGGSGHEPMHLGFVGAGMLDAACPGQVFASPHNRQIFEASRAVAGAEGVLHIVKNYTGDRINFGIAAERLAHEGIPCARVLVDDDLATDSAEIAVGRRGTAAAVLVEKVLGAAADGGLGLEALASMGRSLVGRCRSLAVASAAHTSPATGRAAFDLPADMFEYGVGIHGERAERSLPAEPLGPLVERMAGALWDALEPAAGTPVIALVNGLGAVTRLELYAVVNELAYVLERRGTPMARSLAGDFATALDMRGFSISLLLADEEILGLYDAPAHTPQWNRSAIG; encoded by the coding sequence ATGGCCCGGTACTTCGAGAACGCCCAGGAGTCGCTGGTGTCCGACGCGCTGGCGGGCTTCGCCCGGGTGCACGCGGACCTGGTGGCCCATCACTCCGACCTCGGTTTCGTCCGCGCACTGCACGGCGCGCCGACCCGCCGGGTGGGCCTGGTGTCCGGCGGCGGATCCGGGCACGAGCCGATGCATCTGGGCTTCGTCGGAGCCGGGATGCTCGACGCCGCCTGTCCGGGCCAGGTCTTCGCGTCCCCGCACAACCGGCAGATCTTCGAGGCCTCCCGCGCCGTGGCCGGCGCCGAGGGCGTGCTGCACATCGTCAAGAACTACACCGGCGACCGCATCAACTTCGGCATCGCCGCCGAGCGGCTGGCACACGAGGGCATCCCGTGTGCCCGCGTCCTCGTCGACGACGACCTGGCGACCGACTCGGCGGAGATCGCCGTCGGCCGACGGGGCACGGCGGCGGCCGTCCTGGTGGAGAAGGTGCTCGGCGCGGCGGCGGACGGCGGCCTCGGCCTGGAGGCGCTGGCCTCGATGGGCCGGTCCCTCGTCGGACGCTGCCGGAGCCTGGCCGTCGCCTCGGCGGCCCACACCTCACCCGCCACCGGCCGGGCCGCCTTCGACCTCCCCGCGGACATGTTCGAGTACGGGGTCGGGATCCACGGCGAGCGGGCCGAGCGGTCCCTGCCGGCCGAACCGCTCGGCCCGCTGGTGGAACGGATGGCCGGGGCGCTCTGGGACGCGCTGGAGCCCGCAGCCGGAACGCCGGTGATCGCGCTGGTCAACGGGCTCGGCGCGGTGACCCGGCTGGAGTTGTACGCCGTCGTGAACGAGCTGGCGTACGTGCTGGAGCGCCGGGGGACGCCGATGGCGCGGAGTCTGGCCGGCGACTTCGCGACCGCCCTGGACATGCGGGGCTTCTCGATCTCGCTGCTCCTCGCCGACGAGGAGATCCTCGGTCTCTACGACGCGCCGGCGCACACGCCGCAGTGGAACCGGTCGGCCATCGGCTAG
- a CDS encoding amidohydrolase family protein — protein sequence MTITAITNARVFDGERVLQERTVVVQDTRIAAVGGPVPAGAQVVDADGGTLLPGLFDAHVHTGEPALALALRFGVTTELEMQGINTEPNRAHITDNDAVADVRSAGFGITPPGGHPSELIPEGFTFGGGQGAPQRRPATMPVMPFSSTPQEAVDFVPQLVASGSDYIKFMVDDGSVEGHPGLPMLDQATLNAGVAEAKRHGMLTVAHTLTVDATRMAIEAGIDGLAHLFMDQPHTDEIIDLVAASGAFVIPCVVLDASMMGITGHALAQDPRVSSRLDRAWLDTLNSSYNGYPQGRLQDVLDSVKALHDAGVDILAGTDVSLPETFLGGMAHGASLHHELQYLVQAGLTPLQALRAATHTPAHRFGLDDRGRIAAGLRADLLLVDGDPTTTISDTLNTRAVWRRGTRLTAA from the coding sequence ATGACCATCACAGCCATCACCAACGCGCGCGTCTTCGACGGCGAGCGCGTCTTGCAGGAGAGGACCGTCGTGGTCCAGGACACGCGGATCGCGGCCGTCGGCGGCCCGGTGCCCGCCGGGGCGCAGGTGGTCGATGCCGATGGCGGGACCCTGTTGCCGGGTCTGTTCGACGCCCATGTCCACACCGGCGAGCCCGCCCTCGCCCTGGCGCTGCGGTTCGGAGTGACCACCGAGCTGGAGATGCAGGGCATCAACACCGAACCCAACCGCGCGCACATCACGGACAACGACGCAGTCGCCGACGTGCGCTCCGCAGGCTTCGGGATCACCCCGCCCGGTGGCCACCCCAGCGAGCTGATCCCCGAAGGCTTCACGTTCGGCGGCGGTCAAGGGGCTCCGCAGCGGCGCCCGGCCACCATGCCGGTGATGCCCTTCTCCAGCACCCCGCAGGAAGCCGTCGACTTCGTCCCGCAGCTGGTCGCGTCGGGCTCGGACTACATCAAGTTCATGGTCGACGACGGCAGTGTCGAGGGTCACCCCGGTCTGCCCATGCTCGACCAGGCCACCTTGAACGCCGGGGTCGCCGAGGCCAAACGGCACGGCATGCTCACCGTCGCCCACACCCTGACCGTGGATGCCACCCGGATGGCGATCGAGGCCGGCATCGACGGCCTGGCCCACCTGTTCATGGACCAGCCGCACACCGACGAGATCATCGACCTGGTCGCGGCCTCCGGCGCGTTCGTGATCCCCTGCGTGGTCCTGGACGCCTCCATGATGGGCATCACCGGCCACGCCCTGGCCCAGGACCCGCGGGTCAGCTCCCGCCTGGACCGGGCCTGGCTGGACACCCTGAACAGCAGCTACAACGGCTACCCCCAGGGCAGGCTGCAGGACGTCCTCGACTCGGTCAAGGCACTCCACGACGCCGGCGTCGACATCCTGGCCGGCACCGACGTCTCCCTGCCCGAGACGTTCCTGGGCGGCATGGCCCACGGCGCCAGCCTGCACCACGAACTCCAGTACCTCGTCCAAGCCGGCCTGACCCCCCTCCAGGCCCTGCGTGCCGCAACCCACACCCCCGCCCACCGCTTCGGCCTGGACGACCGCGGACGCATCGCCGCAGGACTGCGAGCCGACCTGCTCCTGGTCGACGGCGACCCCACCACCACCATCAGCGACACCCTTAACACCCGCGCCGTCTGGCGCCGCGGCACCCGCCTCACCGCCGCCTGA